From the genome of Desulfovibrio sp. JY:
GCACAAGTCGCACTTGGTGAAGATGTTTTTTTCCTTGTTCTCCACGATCATATCCCAGGGACAGGCGGCCATGCATTCGCCGCAGCCCGTGCACTTTTCGGGATCGATGACGCGGGCCCCGGTTTTGGGGTCCAGGGTCAGGGCATCGTAGCCGCAGGCCAGATAACAGTCGGCCATGTTGCACTGGCGGCAGACGTCGGCCATGACGACCAGCTTGGACAGCCTCTTGGTCGGATCGTAGTCCGTGTGGATGCGGCTTAAGGCCGGCTGGCACACGCCGTCATGCCCCAGGGAGCAGACGATCTCGCAGGTGCGGCAGCCCACGCATTGGGTGGGGTTTGTGGTCAGCCAGGCCTTGGAGTTGGGGAGCTGGTCCGGTGTGATGCCGCGATTGTAATGTTTCGGATTGAAATTTTTCGGCGCGGCCAGGACGTTGACGGCAACCGATCCGGCAACGACCTGCAACCCCAGAACCTT
Proteins encoded in this window:
- a CDS encoding 4Fe-4S dicluster domain-containing protein, which produces MQRPSPETACCETQTDAATETTPPQEGGISRRKLLKVLGLQVVAGSVAVNVLAAPKNFNPKHYNRGITPDQLPNSKAWLTTNPTQCVGCRTCEIVCSLGHDGVCQPALSRIHTDYDPTKRLSKLVVMADVCRQCNMADCYLACGYDALTLDPKTGARVIDPEKCTGCGECMAACPWDMIVENKEKNIFTKCDLCGGDPQCVKYCPADALTFVDLR